In the Burkholderia multivorans ATCC BAA-247 genome, GCATTGCGCCCGGCTCCAGCGCATCATCGACACCGTGCTCGTCCACGTGCTCTGCGACCAATCCGAAACGTGCGTTCAGTGCATGGAGCGCATCGAGTGCGTGCGCCTTGGCCTCGGTCTTTTCCTGCATCCACTCGATCAGCAGCTCGAACATTTCCATCGACAAGCGGCTATCGCCGACGCCGCGCAAGCGCAGGCGCAACGACTCTGTCGTGACGTTTTTGCCGCGTCGCACGGTGAGATAGTTGGCGGCGTCGGCGACGCCGCCGGGCGTGTTGCGAACGGACGTGTACAAGACGTCCAACCATTCAGTGCTGTCGTATCGGCAGGTCATTTTGACGCGAACTCCAAATTGATCGGGCATTGAATCTGGCGTACGCCCTCTCCACCAACGAATCTGGCCGCGACGGAGTGATACAGTCGAGTTCCGCAAAACAAACGAACGAGGAAGCCTATGGGATTGTTGGAAGACATCATGAAGACTCTCGAACGTGTACCGGGCTGGAAACGCATTTCGGGAGCGCCGGCAGAGATCGACGCGCTCAAGGCGCGTGTTGCGGCGCTCGAAGCGAAGCTCGCACCGGGCGGGCAGATGTGTCCGTTATGCAACGAGCCAGCAATGAAAGTCACTGCGTCGATTCCTCACCCGGAGTTTGACTTTGCGGGTGTGAAGCTCGACACGCTTCGTTGCTCCGCTTGTGGGCACGAAGAGACACGGCAGAGGGAACCGCGCTAGCTGCGGCCCGCCCGAGCACTTCGGCGATAGCGGACAGAACGTCCGAACCTGCATCCGCGTTATCCGTCATCCCCGCGATAACACGGATGCCCATAGGGTCGCCGCCGTCGTCAGCTTCCATCGTGATATGCACGACTCCACGAACCCAGTTCATCTTGCCTCCTGTGCAGCGGTTATCAAGGCGACCGTGAAACACACAGTCTCTGTCCGGACCAAGCTCCGGTAATTCAGTAGCGGAATCTCTTCCGTGCGCGCGCACGCGTGCGCCATCGATGTATCGGCAGGTCATATGAGGCGTTTGGGATTGAGATGCTTTCATCCTGTCGGGGCGGTACGCTGGCGATTACGATTCAGCCAAGATCCATGCATCCCGTAGACTCGACTGCTACTCGAGTCCCGGCACCGGGCGTATTACGACTCTTCGGCTTTTGAATCGAGAGCCTCGAACAAGTCAGGGCGCGCCAGTCGTAAAAACAGCAGACGCGCGCGCGGGATACCGTTTCTTCGCCATTCGGAGACAGATGGCATTCGCACTTGGCACAGTTGGGCAGTAGCGGCCGTTCCCCCAAATGCATCGATTACGGCGCACGCGTACGGGTCTAGGGGTGATGGTGTTTTCATACCGCTATGTTAGGCGTTCCTTACATCAAATGCAAGGCATTCCTTATTCGCATTGAGTTAGGCTTTCCTAATGACGACACTAGCCGAACGCTTGGAACAGGCAATGAAGATGCCGCCCGAAAAGAAGGCGGCCGACTTGGCGCGCGCGTGCCGCGTCCGTGCCCCGTCAGTCAGCGA is a window encoding:
- a CDS encoding phage regulatory CII family protein, with the protein product MTCRYDSTEWLDVLYTSVRNTPGGVADAANYLTVRRGKNVTTESLRLRLRGVGDSRLSMEMFELLIEWMQEKTEAKAHALDALHALNARFGLVAEHVDEHGVDDALEPGAMRLVSTALHLQAHVGRVADDVTRALEDQRIDDRKAEEIIATGRKGQRLFQRLIHAARNLAKRRRR